The following are encoded in a window of Streptomyces griseiscabiei genomic DNA:
- a CDS encoding aldehyde dehydrogenase, with protein sequence MKYRHEHFYIGGKWVRPSSSRVITPVNPSTETVLGSVPEALEADVDGAVDAARRAFDEPGGWASWEPGRRAEVMERLATELEARAGRIAEFVSLQNGMPISISRQLEVGYPTEVLRYYAGLARTTDFSEIRAGLMGGPVEVRGVPVGVVAAIVPWNYPQVLSLFKIAPAMAAGCTVVLKPSPETVFDSFVVAEAAEAAGVPAGVLNIVPGGREAGAHLVAHPGVDKVAFTGSTPAGRAIAEICGRLLRPVTLELGGKSAGIVLDDADLDPAVIGESLVRVTLTHSGQTCHLSSRVLAPRGRYTEVVDLLTELAGSLPIGDAMDESTLIGPLTTAQQRERVEGYIAKGRSEGGRVTTGGGRPAGLDKGWFVEPTVFADVDNGSVIAQEEIFGPVVCVVPYDDIDDAVRIANDSDYGLGGTVWTSDPERGAAVARRIRTGTIGVNRYLPDPVAPFGGTKASGLGSELGPEGLRSYLRPQSVYR encoded by the coding sequence ATGAAGTATCGCCACGAGCACTTCTACATCGGCGGGAAGTGGGTACGGCCCTCCTCCAGCCGTGTCATCACTCCCGTCAACCCGAGCACGGAGACGGTGCTGGGCAGTGTGCCGGAGGCACTGGAGGCGGATGTCGACGGCGCGGTGGATGCCGCGCGTCGGGCCTTCGACGAGCCTGGTGGCTGGGCGAGTTGGGAGCCCGGGCGTCGGGCCGAGGTGATGGAGCGCCTCGCCACCGAACTGGAGGCGCGGGCCGGCCGCATCGCGGAGTTCGTCAGCCTGCAGAACGGGATGCCCATCAGCATCTCGCGGCAGCTGGAGGTCGGTTACCCGACGGAGGTGCTGCGCTACTACGCCGGGCTGGCCCGCACCACGGACTTCTCCGAGATCCGTGCCGGGCTGATGGGCGGCCCGGTCGAGGTGCGCGGGGTTCCGGTGGGCGTGGTCGCGGCGATCGTGCCGTGGAACTATCCGCAGGTCCTGTCCCTGTTCAAGATCGCACCGGCGATGGCGGCGGGCTGCACGGTGGTCCTCAAGCCGTCCCCGGAGACCGTGTTCGACTCCTTCGTCGTCGCGGAGGCGGCAGAGGCCGCGGGTGTTCCGGCCGGGGTGCTCAACATCGTGCCGGGCGGCCGGGAGGCGGGCGCCCATCTCGTGGCGCATCCGGGCGTGGACAAGGTCGCCTTCACCGGATCCACGCCCGCCGGCCGGGCCATCGCCGAGATCTGCGGACGGCTGCTGCGCCCGGTCACCCTGGAGCTCGGCGGGAAGTCGGCGGGCATCGTCCTGGACGACGCCGACCTGGACCCCGCCGTGATCGGCGAGAGCCTGGTCCGGGTGACCCTGACGCACAGCGGCCAGACCTGCCACCTCAGCAGCCGCGTCCTCGCCCCGCGCGGCCGCTACACCGAGGTCGTCGACCTGCTCACCGAACTCGCCGGCTCCCTGCCCATCGGCGACGCGATGGACGAGAGCACCCTCATCGGGCCGCTGACCACCGCCCAGCAGCGGGAGCGGGTGGAGGGCTACATCGCCAAGGGCCGCAGCGAGGGAGGCCGCGTCACCACCGGCGGCGGCCGGCCCGCGGGCCTGGACAAGGGCTGGTTCGTCGAGCCCACGGTCTTCGCCGACGTGGACAACGGCTCGGTCATCGCGCAGGAGGAGATCTTCGGACCGGTGGTGTGCGTCGTGCCGTACGACGACATCGACGACGCCGTCCGGATCGCCAACGACTCCGACTACGGTCTCGGCGGCACCGTCTGGACGTCGGACCCGGAGCGCGGGGCGGCCGTCGCCCGTCGAATCCGCACCGGCACGATCGGGGTCAACCGCTATCTGCCCGACCCGGTGGCCCCCTTCGGCGGCACCAAGGCCAGCGGGCTGGGCAGCGAACTCGGCCCCGAGGGTCTGAGGTCGTATCTGCGACCGCAGTCGGTGTACCGCTGA